One Streptosporangium becharense genomic window, AGGTCGGGCAGGAACTTCAGGCCCGGGTAGCCGACCGCGAGGTGGACGAAACGCGAGCGGAAGATGATGCGCTTGGTCGGCGCCGCACCCTCGGGCGGGGTGACCACCGTGAAGTAGCCGCCGCCGATCCGCTTGCGGACCATGCGCACCTGGCCCTTGACGAGCATGTCCCAGTAGTTGATGCGCTTGGCCTCGCGTTCGAGGTTCTCGAAGACCGTGCCGGCCCGCGGGGTCCAGTAGTCGTTGATGATGGGCTCGCTGAAGATCTGCCACAGGTAGGCCGGGTTCTTGTCCTTCCAGGCCTCCTCCAGCGCGTAGGAGGGGAAGCCCCACAGGTTGTCGGGCCGCGAGGAGGAGTCGGAGCGGATCCGTTCACCGCGGGGGATCTGCGAGCACCGGGTGAGGAACTCGTAGGTCTGCCACGGGCGGTCGATGTTGGAGACCACGCGCATCTGCGAGGTGGGGACCCCGTAGATGCGCAGGTAGTCGACGGTCACGAAGGACCCGATGCCGCCGCCCACCGTCAGGAAGGGGATGTCGTACATCGGGATGCCGGCCGCCGCGACCAGCTGATCGGTCCATTCCGGCGTGTTCAGCAGTTCCGGGGTGAGGTCACCGGCGGAAGCCGGCGTCTGGGGGGGTGCCAATTGATGCGTCCCTTAAACTCCATGGCCAACGCGTTCGGTCGGCCAAACACTAGTCCCTATACGAGCCGAGGACGAGCAGGCCGGAGGGTTCCGGCAGCCCTGCCCTACCGGCTCCTTCGGCCGAGTATCGAGTCAGACGCATGTAAACCACATGTGGTTCGCTTAAACACCACTGAATACCCGGTTCACGTCGGACGTCGCCAGCACACCGAAGATCTCGCCGCCCCGTTCCACCAGGAGGTACTCCCCCGCGGGCGACTCGCGCATGGCGTCGATCAGCGGCTCGCCGGCGAGGTCGGCGGCCAGCACCAGCGACGGTTCGAGGCTGCGCGCCAGTGAGCCCGCCGTCACCCAGGGACGCCGGTTCTCCGGGGTCGCCTCCACCGCGACCTCGTTGAGGATGCCGGTGGGGCGGCCCTCGTGGTCGACCACGACGACGGCTCCCGCGTGAGCCTCGGCCGCCCGGCGCAGCGCCTCGGCCAGCGGCACGTCACCGGTCACCGCGATGGCCCGCCTGGCCAGGGCACGGGCGCTGACCTGCGGGATGCGGGCCCGCACCCGGGCCCCGCGCAGAGCCTGCGTGGCGCCGATCCAGATGAAGGACGACAGCAGCACCGACCAGATGATCATGGTTCCCGGTGCCTGGCCGCTCACCAGCGCCAGCCCGACGGGGACGGCGACCAGCGCGACGGCCAGCACCCGGCCCGCCCAGGCCGCGGCGACCGTGCCGGAGCCGGGGTCGCGGGTGAGCTTCCAGACCCCCGCCCGCAGCATCCGCCCGCCGTCGAGCGGCAGGCCCGGCAGCAGGTTGAAGATCCCGACGATCAGGTTGGCCACCCAGAGCTGGAGGATCAACACCCCGGCCACCGAGGCGCCGTCGACGAACTCCCCCGCGAGGAAACCGATCCCGGCCAGCCCGAGCGAGAGCAGCGGCCCGGCGAAGGCCACCATGAACTCCCTGACCGGGGTCTCCGGCTCACGCTCGATCTCCGACACGCCGCCGAGCAGGTAGAGCGTGACGCGGCGGACCGGCAGCCCGTACATCCGGGCGACCACGCAGTGCGCGAGCTCGTGCAGCAGCACCGACACGTACAGCAGCACGGCGAAGGCGAAGGCGATGAGATACGTGACCGGGACGCTCAGCTCGGGCAGGTAGAGGGCGAAGGGCTGCTGGAAGGTGTAGGTGATGAACGCCGCCACGATGAACCAGGTCGGCGAGACGTAGACCGGGATGCCGAACGGGCGTCCCATCGGCAGTCCGGGATTGCTCCGGCGCGGGCCCTGGCTGCTCACCGCTGACTCACCACTCCTTCTCTCCGCCCTCAGGCCTCGATGGTACGCGCCGCGGGGCCCGGCGCAGTCCGCAGAGGTCCCGCGGGCGCGAACTGTCGCCGGCGTGACCTACAGTGCGGTCATGTCGCCGACCGAGCCTGTGATCATCGGAGCCCTCTCGCCGTCCCGCGCGGGCGACTTCATGACCTGTCCGCTGCTCTACCGCTTCCGGGTGATCGACCGGCTTCCCGAGCCGCCGTCGCCCGCCGCGGTGCGCGGCACGATGGTCCACTCGGTGCTGGAGCGCCTGTACGACCTGCCCGCCCCCGCGCGCACCGTCGAGGAGGCGCGGGATCTGCTGGAGCCGGAGTGGCGCCGGCTCCTGGCGGAGGAGCCGGCCTACGCGACGATGTTCACCGGTGACGACGACCGCGTCCGGTGGCTGGCCGAGGCCCGGGGCATGCTGGAGCGCTACTTCGCCCTGGAGGACCCCACCCGCCTGGAGCCCGCCGAGCGGGAACTGTACGTGGAGGCCGTCCTGGGCAGCGGCCTGATGCTGCGGGGTTACATCGACCGGCTGGACGTGGCGCCCACCGGGGAGGTCCGCGTGGTCGACTACAAGACCGGCAGCGCTCCCGGGCCCGCCTTCGAGGCCAAGGCGTTGTTCCAGATGAAGTTCTACGCGCTGGTGCTGTGGCGGCTGCGCGGCTCGGTGCCGCGCCTGCTCCAGCTGATGTATCTGGGGGGTGACGGCGAGGTCCTGCGCTACAGCCCCGACGAGGCCGACCTGCTGGCCACCGAGCGCAAGGTCGAGGCGCTCTGGGGGGCGATCGAGCGGGCCCTGGAGACGGGCGAGTGGCGCTCCAGGCCCAGCCGGCTGTGCGGCTGGTGCAACTACAAGGAGCTGTGCCCGGAGTTCGGCGGCACCCCTCCTCCGGTCCCCGGGCGGCAACCGGGCGACACCGTCCGCAGCACCCGCCCGGCCAAGACCGCCAGGGCGGCCACCGACGAGCTCTGAGCGCCGCGAGACCCGCGGCCGTCCGCCCGGCCGCCCGTCCCGCCTCCTCCCGTCGGCTCCTCCGTGGGGAGGAGGGCGATATCCCCCGTACAGGGGGCGTGGTGGCATGGTGGCGACACCTACATTGACTGTGTGCGCAACACCACCGGCAGCCTGCGGGCGCGGTTCCGCGAGCATCCGCGGGCCTGTGACGCGGCCCTCGCCGTGGCGCTGGCGGTCGCCGCGGTTCCCTGCGCCTACGTCACGCCCCTGTTCGGCGCGGCGCCGCCGCGCGAGCCCGACGCCCTGAGCCTGACCCTCATCGTGGCCGGCTGCCTGTCGGCGGCGCTGCGGGGCGGCAGGCCGTTCCTGGCGCTCACGCTGGTCTGCCTGGCGCAGATCGCGCCGGCCATGACAGGGCGGAGCACCTCGCTGCTCTGGCTCGTCACGCTGGTGCTGGTCTACTCGATCGCCGCGCACCGGGGTCTGGCGGTCAGCCTGGGCGCCCCGGCCCTCGGCCTCGCCGCCCACCTGGCCTCCGCCGCGCTGGGCGGCCGGCTCGGCGACGTGCGGGCCCACCTGCCGGTCGCCGTGCTGATCGCGGCCGCGTGGATCGTCGGCCGCAACGTGCGCCTGCGCCGGGCCTACCAGGCGGAGCTGGGTGACCGTGCCCGGCGCATGGAGCGCGCTCGGGAGGCCGACCGGAGGGCGGCCAGGGCCGAGGAGCGCTCCCGTATCGCCCGGGAGCTGCACGACGTGGTCGCCCACCACGTGAGCGTGATGACCGTACAGGCCTCCGCGGCGCGGCGGGTGCTGGCCGCCGACCCGGGCAGGGCCGGCGAGGCGTTGTCGGCCA contains:
- a CDS encoding site-2 protease family protein — its product is MGRPFGIPVYVSPTWFIVAAFITYTFQQPFALYLPELSVPVTYLIAFAFAVLLYVSVLLHELAHCVVARMYGLPVRRVTLYLLGGVSEIEREPETPVREFMVAFAGPLLSLGLAGIGFLAGEFVDGASVAGVLILQLWVANLIVGIFNLLPGLPLDGGRMLRAGVWKLTRDPGSGTVAAAWAGRVLAVALVAVPVGLALVSGQAPGTMIIWSVLLSSFIWIGATQALRGARVRARIPQVSARALARRAIAVTGDVPLAEALRRAAEAHAGAVVVVDHEGRPTGILNEVAVEATPENRRPWVTAGSLARSLEPSLVLAADLAGEPLIDAMRESPAGEYLLVERGGEIFGVLATSDVNRVFSGV
- a CDS encoding RecB family exonuclease; translation: MSPTEPVIIGALSPSRAGDFMTCPLLYRFRVIDRLPEPPSPAAVRGTMVHSVLERLYDLPAPARTVEEARDLLEPEWRRLLAEEPAYATMFTGDDDRVRWLAEARGMLERYFALEDPTRLEPAERELYVEAVLGSGLMLRGYIDRLDVAPTGEVRVVDYKTGSAPGPAFEAKALFQMKFYALVLWRLRGSVPRLLQLMYLGGDGEVLRYSPDEADLLATERKVEALWGAIERALETGEWRSRPSRLCGWCNYKELCPEFGGTPPPVPGRQPGDTVRSTRPAKTARAATDEL
- a CDS encoding sensor histidine kinase, with the translated sequence MRNTTGSLRARFREHPRACDAALAVALAVAAVPCAYVTPLFGAAPPREPDALSLTLIVAGCLSAALRGGRPFLALTLVCLAQIAPAMTGRSTSLLWLVTLVLVYSIAAHRGLAVSLGAPALGLAAHLASAALGGRLGDVRAHLPVAVLIAAAWIVGRNVRLRRAYQAELGDRARRMERAREADRRAARAEERSRIARELHDVVAHHVSVMTVQASAARRVLAADPGRAGEALSAIEELGRTAMTEMRSMVGVLRTDAAPAERTPQPGVAEIPALVDQMSEAGLRTRLCVEGEPGTLSPGVDLAAYRLVQEALTNSLRHAGPRARAWVTLRHGPGELTVRVEDDGRGPATRDPGAGPDIDPDAEPGGHGLTGIRERVALYGGILRIGPRPGGGFEVNARFPLKDRR